The genomic DNA TTCATAATCTCTTGCGATTTTTATAACGACGTACATTTTACTTTATACGACGCCCTTTCAAGGCAGGTAATAAGTATAAGCCTTATGGCTGATACAACCGTATTAAACAGAAATAATTTACCTAATGGAGTTTATTTATGGAGAATAACCAAAGGGAACGATGTAACTAAAACAGGGAAACTTATTATTGAATAAATACCCCGAAAAGTAAAAAATTGATTTTCAATAGCAATAATTAGGGTTCATCATAATAATCCATACCTGCCTTCATTTATTGCATAAATCTTTAAAGAGAAGTAATCCTGATCACGATAGCCATATGCTCTTCGTTTCAATACTTTTATTTTATTGTTTAATCCCTCCAAAGGTCCAGTTGATATAGGGTGTTCGAACCAATTAATAATGCCGGACCGGTGTGCTGCGAGGCTATTTGCAAACTTCTTTAGTATAAATAGGCCTGTTGCATGCGCTTTCCTGATCCAACTGTTAAGGAACTTTCTGGCTGCTGATAATGTTGGCTCACTCCACAACAGCTGTAAT from Patescibacteria group bacterium includes the following:
- a CDS encoding T9SS type A sorting domain-containing protein, whose protein sequence is FIISCDFYNDVHFTLYDALSRQVISISLMADTTVLNRNNLPNGVYLWRITKGNDVTKTGKLIIE